A genomic window from Camelina sativa cultivar DH55 chromosome 2, Cs, whole genome shotgun sequence includes:
- the LOC104754195 gene encoding uncharacterized protein LOC104754195, translated as MDLHELDEIRLEAYDNSRIYKERTKAFHDKKIRHKDLKAGDKVLLFNLKLRLFPGKLKSRWLGPFEIKEVLPYGAVTLLDKNTNEFTVNGQRVKRYMANEDTEEESSLRLDDPTPV; from the coding sequence ATGGATCTCCATGAACTGGATGAGATACGGTTGGAGGCTTATGATAATTCGAGgatctacaaggaaagaaccAAAGCTTTTCATGACAAAAAGATCCGACACAAGGATTTAAAAGCTGGAGACAAAGTCCTTTTGTTCAACTTAAAGCTTCGGCTATTTCCTGGCAAGCTCAAGTCAAGATGGTTAGGACCCTTCGAAATTAAGGAAGTTCTGCCCTATGGAGCGGTCACACTGCTTGATAAAAATACGAATGAATTTACTGTGAATGGGCAGAGAGTGAAGAGGTACATGGCAAATGAGGACACAGAGGAGGAATCATCTCTGCGTCTCGACGATCCCACGCCAGTATGA